In Cololabis saira isolate AMF1-May2022 chromosome 14, fColSai1.1, whole genome shotgun sequence, a single genomic region encodes these proteins:
- the LOC133459424 gene encoding tripartite motif-containing protein 3-like isoform X1: protein MSSVMAQRDAGSPSPVVRQIDKQFLVCSICLDHYRNPKVLPCLHTFCQSCLQNYIPPESLTLSCPVCRQTSILPERGVAALQNNFFITNLMEVLQREPDRSRPETCSVLESVSAAAAGKPLCCPNHDGKVMEFYCESCETAMCLDCTEAEHREHDTVPLRDVVEKHKGALKTQLDDITGRLPQLTAAIDLVSEISRQLNDRKNEAINEISVSFQELERLLQQRKTELITDLENICSNKQKVLQAQLDVLLQGKEQIQSSCSFTEQALSHGSATEVLLVQKQMSERVTALARHDFPEKPHQNAHLECQVETDGLRRSIQNLGVLLTTAAVAHTSVATGEGLRHAATGQNQTITVTTKDKDGDLVRTGNAALTAEIVSADGGRAAETEVTDNKNGTYEVSFTLRCEGEFSLDLALYGQPLRGSPFRLRAVKPCDVPPSPDDVKRRVKSPGGTGGHVRQKALRRPASMYSTVKKKENPIEDELIYRVGSRGREKGEFTNLQGICTSSNGRVVVADSNNQCIQVFSNEGQFRMRFGVRGRSPGQLQRPTGVTVDVNGDIVVADYDNRWVSIFSPDGKFKNKIGAGRLMGPKGVAVDRNGHIIAVDNKACCVFIFQSNGKLVTKFGGRGTTERQFAEKLGPNLNKPSSVFCPHFVAVNNKNEIIVTDFHNHSVKVYSADGEFLFKFGSHGEGNGQFNAPTGVAVDANGNIIVADWGNSRIQVFDSAGSFLSYINTSADPLYGPQGVALTSDGHVAVADSGNHCFKVYRYLQ from the exons ATGTCCTCGGTCATGGCCCAGCGGGACGCCGGCAGCCCCAGCCCGGTGGTGCGGCAGATAGACAAGCAGTTCCTGGTGTGCAGCATCTGCCTGGATCACTACCGCAACCCCAAGGTGCTGCCCTGCCTGCACACCTTCTGCCAAAG ctgcctCCAGAACTACATCCCCCCGGAGTCCCTGACTCTCTCCTGCCCCGTCTGCCGGCAGACGTCCATCCTGCCGGAGAGGGGAGTAGCGGCGCTGCAGAACAACTTCTTCATCACCAACCTCATGGAG GTCCTGCAGCGAGAGCCCGATCGCTCACGGCCCGAGACCTGCAGCGTCCTGGAGTCGGTTAGCGCCGCGGCGGCAGGGAAACCGCTCTGCTGCCCCAACCACGACGGCAAG GTGATGGAGTTTTACTGCGAGTCGTGCGAGACGGCCATGTGTCTGGACTGCACGGAGGCCGAGCATCGCGAGCACGACACCGTCCCGCTGAGAGACGTGGTGGAGAAACACAAGGGGGCGCTGAAGACGCAGCTGGACGACATCACCGGCAG GCTCCCCCAGCTGACGGCAGCCATCGATCTGGTGTCTGAGATCTCCCGCCAGCTGAACGACAGGAAGAACGAGGCGATAAACGAGATCAGCGTTAGTTTCCAGGAGCTGGAGCGGCTGCTGCAGCAACGCAAGACGGAGCTGATAACGGACCTGGAGAACATCTGCAGCAACAAGCAGAAG GTCCTGCAGGCCCAGCTGGACGTCCTGCTTCAGGGGAAGGAGCAGATCCAgagcagctgcagcttcacGGAGCAGGCGCTGAGCCACGGCAGCGCCACCGAG gttctgctggtCCAGAAACAGATGAGTGAGCGAGTGACGGCTCTGGCCCGACACGACTTCCCGGAGAAACCGCACCAGAACGCTCACCTGGAGTGTCAG GTAGAAACCGACGGCCTCCGTCGCTCCATCCAGAACCTGGGCGTCCTCCTCACCACGGCGGCCGTGGCTCACACCTCCGTGGCGACGGGGGAAGGACTCCGTCACGCCGCCACCGGGCAGAACCAAACCATCACCGTCACCACCAAGGACAAG GACGGGGACTTGGTGCGGACGGGAAACGCCGCCCTGACGGCCGAGATCGTGTCGGCGGACGGCGGCCGGGCGGCGGAGACGGAGGTGACGGACAACAAGAACGGCACGTACGAGGTTAGCTTCACGCTGCGCTGCGAGGGCGAGTTCTCCCTGGACCTAGCGCTGTACGGCCAGCCGCTCCGCGGCAGCCCCTTCCGCCTGCGCGCCGTCAAGCCCTGCGACGTCCCACCATCGCCCGACGACGTGAAGCGGCGGGTCAAGTCCCCCGGCGGGACGGGCGGCCACGTCCGCCAGAAGGCGCTGCGCCGGCCCGCTAGCATGTACAGCACCGTCAAGAAGAAGGAGAACCCCATCGAGGACGAGCTCATCTACCGGGTTG GTTCCCGCGGCAGAGAGAAGGGCGAGTTCACCAACCTGCAGGGAATCTGCACCTCCAGCAACGGGAGGGTGGTGGTGGCCGACAGCAACAACCAGTGTATACAG GTGTTCTCCAACGAGGGCCAGTTCCGGATGCGGTTCGGGGTCCGGGGCCGGTCCCCCGGGCAGCTGCAGAGACCGACCGGCGTCACGGTGGACGTGAACGGAGACATCGTGGTGGCCGACTACGACAACCGCTGGGTCAGCATCTTCTCCCCCGACGGCAAGTTCAAG AACAAGATCGGGGCGGGCCGCCTCATGGGGCCCAAGGGCGTGGCCGTGGACAGGAACGGACACATCATCGCCGTGGACAACAAGGCCTGCTGCGTCTTCATCTTCCAGTCCAACGGGAAGCTGGTGACCAAGTTCGGAGGACGAGGGACGACGGAGAGACAGTTCgcag AGAAACTCGGCCCAAACTTAAATAAACCGTCCTCGGTGTTCT GTCCGCACTTCGTTGCAGTCAACAATAAGAACGAGATTATTGTGACGGATTTCCACAATCACTCCGTGAAG GTTTACAGCGCCGACGGCGAGTTCCTGTTCAAGTTCGGCTCCCACGGCGAAGGCAACGGCCAGTTCAACGCCCCGACGGGCGTCGCCGTGGACGCCAACGGCAACATCATCGTGGCCGACTGGGGCAACAGCCGGATACAG
- the LOC133459424 gene encoding tripartite motif-containing protein 3-like isoform X2, with protein sequence MSSVMAQRDAGSPSPVVRQIDKQFLVCSICLDHYRNPKVLPCLHTFCQSCLQNYIPPESLTLSCPVCRQTSILPERGVAALQNNFFITNLMEVLQREPDRSRPETCSVLESVSAAAAGKPLCCPNHDGKVMEFYCESCETAMCLDCTEAEHREHDTVPLRDVVEKHKGALKTQLDDITGRLPQLTAAIDLVSEISRQLNDRKNEAINEISVSFQELERLLQQRKTELITDLENICSNKQKVLQAQLDVLLQGKEQIQSSCSFTEQALSHGSATEVLLVQKQMSERVTALARHDFPEKPHQNAHLECQVETDGLRRSIQNLGVLLTTAAVAHTSVATGEGLRHAATGQNQTITVTTKDKDGDLVRTGNAALTAEIVSADGGRAAETEVTDNKNGTYEVSFTLRCEGEFSLDLALYGQPLRGSPFRLRAVKPCDVPPSPDDVKRRVKSPGGTGGHVRQKALRRPASMYSTVKKKENPIEDELIYRVGSRGREKGEFTNLQGICTSSNGRVVVADSNNQCIQVFSNEGQFRMRFGVRGRSPGQLQRPTGVTVDVNGDIVVADYDNRWVSIFSPDGKFKNKIGAGRLMGPKGVAVDRNGHIIAVDNKACCVFIFQSNGKLVTKFGGRGTTERQFAGPHFVAVNNKNEIIVTDFHNHSVKVYSADGEFLFKFGSHGEGNGQFNAPTGVAVDANGNIIVADWGNSRIQVFDSAGSFLSYINTSADPLYGPQGVALTSDGHVAVADSGNHCFKVYRYLQ encoded by the exons ATGTCCTCGGTCATGGCCCAGCGGGACGCCGGCAGCCCCAGCCCGGTGGTGCGGCAGATAGACAAGCAGTTCCTGGTGTGCAGCATCTGCCTGGATCACTACCGCAACCCCAAGGTGCTGCCCTGCCTGCACACCTTCTGCCAAAG ctgcctCCAGAACTACATCCCCCCGGAGTCCCTGACTCTCTCCTGCCCCGTCTGCCGGCAGACGTCCATCCTGCCGGAGAGGGGAGTAGCGGCGCTGCAGAACAACTTCTTCATCACCAACCTCATGGAG GTCCTGCAGCGAGAGCCCGATCGCTCACGGCCCGAGACCTGCAGCGTCCTGGAGTCGGTTAGCGCCGCGGCGGCAGGGAAACCGCTCTGCTGCCCCAACCACGACGGCAAG GTGATGGAGTTTTACTGCGAGTCGTGCGAGACGGCCATGTGTCTGGACTGCACGGAGGCCGAGCATCGCGAGCACGACACCGTCCCGCTGAGAGACGTGGTGGAGAAACACAAGGGGGCGCTGAAGACGCAGCTGGACGACATCACCGGCAG GCTCCCCCAGCTGACGGCAGCCATCGATCTGGTGTCTGAGATCTCCCGCCAGCTGAACGACAGGAAGAACGAGGCGATAAACGAGATCAGCGTTAGTTTCCAGGAGCTGGAGCGGCTGCTGCAGCAACGCAAGACGGAGCTGATAACGGACCTGGAGAACATCTGCAGCAACAAGCAGAAG GTCCTGCAGGCCCAGCTGGACGTCCTGCTTCAGGGGAAGGAGCAGATCCAgagcagctgcagcttcacGGAGCAGGCGCTGAGCCACGGCAGCGCCACCGAG gttctgctggtCCAGAAACAGATGAGTGAGCGAGTGACGGCTCTGGCCCGACACGACTTCCCGGAGAAACCGCACCAGAACGCTCACCTGGAGTGTCAG GTAGAAACCGACGGCCTCCGTCGCTCCATCCAGAACCTGGGCGTCCTCCTCACCACGGCGGCCGTGGCTCACACCTCCGTGGCGACGGGGGAAGGACTCCGTCACGCCGCCACCGGGCAGAACCAAACCATCACCGTCACCACCAAGGACAAG GACGGGGACTTGGTGCGGACGGGAAACGCCGCCCTGACGGCCGAGATCGTGTCGGCGGACGGCGGCCGGGCGGCGGAGACGGAGGTGACGGACAACAAGAACGGCACGTACGAGGTTAGCTTCACGCTGCGCTGCGAGGGCGAGTTCTCCCTGGACCTAGCGCTGTACGGCCAGCCGCTCCGCGGCAGCCCCTTCCGCCTGCGCGCCGTCAAGCCCTGCGACGTCCCACCATCGCCCGACGACGTGAAGCGGCGGGTCAAGTCCCCCGGCGGGACGGGCGGCCACGTCCGCCAGAAGGCGCTGCGCCGGCCCGCTAGCATGTACAGCACCGTCAAGAAGAAGGAGAACCCCATCGAGGACGAGCTCATCTACCGGGTTG GTTCCCGCGGCAGAGAGAAGGGCGAGTTCACCAACCTGCAGGGAATCTGCACCTCCAGCAACGGGAGGGTGGTGGTGGCCGACAGCAACAACCAGTGTATACAG GTGTTCTCCAACGAGGGCCAGTTCCGGATGCGGTTCGGGGTCCGGGGCCGGTCCCCCGGGCAGCTGCAGAGACCGACCGGCGTCACGGTGGACGTGAACGGAGACATCGTGGTGGCCGACTACGACAACCGCTGGGTCAGCATCTTCTCCCCCGACGGCAAGTTCAAG AACAAGATCGGGGCGGGCCGCCTCATGGGGCCCAAGGGCGTGGCCGTGGACAGGAACGGACACATCATCGCCGTGGACAACAAGGCCTGCTGCGTCTTCATCTTCCAGTCCAACGGGAAGCTGGTGACCAAGTTCGGAGGACGAGGGACGACGGAGAGACAGTTCgcag GTCCGCACTTCGTTGCAGTCAACAATAAGAACGAGATTATTGTGACGGATTTCCACAATCACTCCGTGAAG GTTTACAGCGCCGACGGCGAGTTCCTGTTCAAGTTCGGCTCCCACGGCGAAGGCAACGGCCAGTTCAACGCCCCGACGGGCGTCGCCGTGGACGCCAACGGCAACATCATCGTGGCCGACTGGGGCAACAGCCGGATACAG